In Saprospiraceae bacterium, the sequence GCACAGGATCTACAATCAAGGAGAAAGCACCCGCAATATTGACTGGAAAGTATATGCCCGCACTGATCGAATGTACTCCAAGCGTTTTGAGGAAGAGACCAATCTCCGATGCCAATTGGTGATCGATGCGAGCTCTTCGATGCAGTTTCCAATCAGTAGCCTCCATGATGCCAATGATACTCAAAACAAATTTATTTTTTCGGCGTTGGGGGCTGCCTCTTTGATGAATATTTTTCGCAGACAACGTGATGCATTTGGACTCGACTTGTTTGATGACACCTTAAAAATCCATACGGAAGCTAAATCGAGTACGGCCCATTACAAACTATTATTGAGTCATCTTGAAAAACAATTACAACAACCAGGCGAACTCCGTACCACCAACGCAGCAGAAGTATTGCACGAAATTGCGGAAAGGATACACAAACGATCCCTGGTCATCATCTTTTCGGATATGATGGAAGACCCAACCCATCTGGATGAGATATTCGCTTCCTTGCAGCACCTTAAACATAATAAACATGAAGTGATATTATTCCACACAGTGGATCATAGTAAAGAGATCGAATTTCAATACGAAAACCGGCCACACCTCTTTATAGATCTTGAGACGGGAGAAAAAATCAGGTTGCGGCCGAAAGAAGTAGAGAAAGAATACCGTCTTCAAATGTCTAAAGTGCAGGAACAAATCCGAATGAATTGTCTGCAATTTAAAATCGAACTCATCGAAGCGGATATCACTAAAGGGTACAAACCTATACTACAGGCATACCTGGCCAAACGAAACCGGATGGGAGTATAACTCTCTCCATTAAATACAAATAAAATTATTCCAAATAATCATGGATGGTGTAAGAGTGGACAAATGGCTTTGGAGCATCAGGTTATTCAAATCCCGTACCATCGCTACGGATGCCTGCAAAGCAGGAAAAGTCAAGTTAGCTGAATCCTATCTTAAACCTTCCCATGATATTAAAGTGGGTGACCTGTTGATTGTATTCAAAGAAGGATTCAGATTACAGATTAAAGTCAAAGACTTATTAGAAAAAAGAGTCAGCGCCACCCTGGCGAAAAACTATTATGAAAATCTTACTCCTGAGGACGAACTCAATAAATACAAATCCTGGTTCGTTGGTAAAGGAGCAGCAGAAGTCAGAGATAAAGGCGTAGGCAGACCTACCAAAAAAGAGCGTCGTGACATCGATGATTTTAAAGATCCTTCTGCAACAGATATGGAGGATTTTTGGCTCGAAGAATAAATGGTCGATCTATTATGACTTATTTATTTAAAAGTATTTATTTATTCACCTTAATACTTCTTGGGTTCGATAATAGATTGCAAGGGCAAGATATTGATGCCATCAAACAATTTATCACACTTGATTCTATCACCGTAATTGCCAGCCAGCAGGAGCTAGATATAGACAGTTTTATAACCTATATCGTAACTGATCAAAGTTTTTATTCAGCTTTTAAAAATCTACGATCCGCTTCTTACGATTTTTCAAATTGGGTCGAATTTTTTCCTAAAAAAAAGCAACCTGCCGCTACCTATAACAGCCGAGCCAGGCAAACCTATACTGCTCCATGCAGACAGATGATTGAATCAGACAAGGTGGTTAAAGGTGATTTTTATGAGAAAACAGGTGACTATCATTATTATACCGCCAAGTTATATGATCGATTATTTTTTACACACGGTCTGTCGTGTGTGGATACTGTATCGTCGCTAAATGAAGATAAACCAAAAGGGATGGAGCGGCATGTAGCAGAATTAAAAAAACTCATGTTTTCTCCCGGAGTAGATGTCAGAGTGCCTTTGTTGGGTAGTAAGACCACTATTTTTGAAAAGGATATGATGCAATATTATGACTATTCCATTGCCTTTGAGGAAATTAACCAACAGGCTTGTTATCGATTCACCATTGACCTAAAACCAGAATACAGGGATAAAAAAGAAAGCAAAACAGTGATCAAAAAATTGCAGACCTGGTTTGACCAGTCCACCCATCAAATTGTAAAAAGAAAATACCGGATCATAGGCAAGACAATTGCCTATTCTTTTGATGTGATGATGGATATAGATGTGATTTCGGTCGGAAGAAAATATTTTCCTTCTATGATTCAATATGATGGAAACTGGAAAATCATCGGCAGACCAAGAGAAAATGCTAAGTTTGTAACATTATTTTCTAATATAAGTTATTGATGCATGATTGCAATTTGTGATAGTGGAGCTTCCAAAGGAGACTGGGCATTTATTTCAACGGATGGGGAGGTGCAATATCTGGAAGTATCAGGGTTTAATCCTTATACGCATGATCATGGCTCCTATTATACCGAATTAATAAAAAAAACACCCCACCACATTAATCAAAAGGTAAATCAAGTAACCTATTATGGGACTGGTTGTGGTGAGCAATCTAAAAAAAACGAAGTAAAGGGTTTATTGTCCAGGGTATTTACACATGCATCTATTCAGGTAGAGACTGACCTGCTAGCTGCCGCCAGAGCTACGTGCGGAACATCAAAAGGCATTGCTGTCATCACAGGGACAGGCTCTAATAGTGGTCTGTATGATGGACAGCTTTTTATCGACTCAGTACCTAATCTTGGTTATCTGCTGGGCGATGAAGGCAGTGGCAATTATTTTGGCAAACTGATCATCAGGGCTTATTTTTTCAGGGATATGCCTTCAGATTTGATCGTTCCTTTTGAAACATTTGTAGGTGGCCGCCATGAATTGTTATTGCAAAAATTATATGATAAAACCAGAGCGGTCAATACCTACCTGGCCAGCTTCATGCCCTTTGCTTCTCTCCACATAGAGCATCCATTTATTCAAAAGTTGATGAAAAAAAACTTTCAGGACCTGGTGGATGCTAATCTGTCAAAGTACCAGGATTATCATACCACCCCCATACATTTTGTAGGTTCTGTAGCTTATCATTTTAAGACCTTTTTACAAGCCTGTCTTGAAGAAAATCGATTGATTTGCGGCAATATTCTTGCGCGACCTATGGACAACCTGGTCAACTATCATCAACAGCCATGGTCATAATCGCAGAGATACACACTACCTATGCGGGCAAAGATGTTGCGGATCATATCGCTCTGGATTTGGTTCAATCAAAATTGATCGCTTGTGCCAACCTCATCGAAGCCAGAAGCTATTTCTATTGGGAAGATAAAAGCCAGTGCGAAAATGAAATTTTAGTGATCATGAAAACGATGCCGGATTTAGTGCCAGAGGTCATTAAAGCGATTACCAGGCATCATCCCTATCAATTACCAGCCATTACATGGTCAGCTGTAAATTGCACGGATGACTATGGGCACTGGGTTGAAAATCAAACTACTTTATCAGCACAGTAGCTCGAAGCAAATGCATCGGGTTTGGCTTTAAAGACAAAACCCATACCTAATATATAGCCCATGGCTTCTTTCAAGGCTTCATTGGATTTAAAATGAGGGTCCGTATTGATGTCAGCATGGACCTCCAACTCGACATGGTACAGATCCAACAAATCACAAAGATGGTAAGCTATTTCTACAGACATGGAGACTTCTGTAATCATACGCTCTTTTATGCTCATCAATTTAGACTTATGCTGATTTCGAATAAACATAAATCCTCCCTTTTTTTCTCTCAAAAAAACGATGACGGTTGCAAACTCTATACCATCTTGCCTCACTTCAGAGTCTGTACCGATACAGACCTTTAATTTATTGCCTGCTTCAGATTCTCTGACCAGGGTAGCTTCTACTGCATCCAGGATTGGAGGTTCTATGGTGGTTCCATCAAATTTTCTCCAGCGCATAATGAAGAGTTTAGAACCCTAAATTACTATTATTAAGCCCATCTATTCCTTTTTGTATATGAAATAATTGTTATGTAACTAGCTTGACGGAATCTTGCAGCCAGTTGAACTACCTGTTTTTTGATCTGGTGGAGCCATAAGTAAATTTTGAATATGACTGGCATTAAGCGTAAATTTGCGAAGATCAACCTTCAATATGAATAAGTTCAATATCATCGCCGGCATACTTATTTTGGTGAGTATCGGTATATTTTTTTCTCTGTCCAGGGATGTGAGCAGTTATGCCACTTTTGCTGAGGCTACGCAACGCAACCAAAGAGTCAAAGTAGCTGGTCTTCTAGCCAAAGACAAGGAGATGTATTACAATCCTGAAGAAAACCCAAATTATTTTTCTTTTTACCTAAGAGACCCAAAAGGCCAGGAGAAAAAAGTCATCCTTTTGCAGGGCAAGCCTCAGGATTTTGACAGGTCAGAACAAATCGTAGTGACCGGTGAAATGAAAGGAGATGACTTCGTCGCCAATGAAGTTCTACTCAAATGCCCGTCTAAATACAAAGACGAAGAAATCTACATGAAAAAACAAATCTAAGATGCCGCCCATAAATTATGTAGGTGAACATCTGTGGGTTGGATATATCATTCATGCTGCCGTAATCCTCGGCTTTTTAGCCAGCCTCAATGCTTTCATAGCATTCTTCAGATCTGCCCGTACCAATCAAAGTAATTGGCTGCAATATGCCAGATATTCGTTTTTAGCTCAATCCATCATGGTATGGGTCACGGTCGGGCTTTTGTTCTATGCCATGATCCATCATTTTTACGAGTATGAGTATGTCAGACATCATATCTCAGATGATCTTAAATTTAAATACATATTTGCCGCTTTTTGGGAAGGGCAGGAAGGTAGTTTTTTACTTTGGATGTTTTGGAATGTGGTCCTTGGTCTGATATTGATCAAGACCTCCAAACAATGGGAAAGTCCTGTTATGGGCATTTTGAGTTTACTCCAGGTATTTCTTTTTTCTATGTTGTTGGGCCTCTACTTGGGATGGGGGGAGCATATTATCAAAATAGGATCCAGCCCCAGCCTCCTCGTGAGGGAGACCTATAATGCACCTTTATTCCAAAATCCCGATTATGTATCTTTGATCAAAGGCAATGGCCTCAATCCTCTGTTACAAAATTATTGGATGACGATTCATCCCCCTACCCTGTTTTTTGGCTTTGCAGCCACGATAGTACCATTTCTATTTGCTTTCGCCGGCTGGTATAAAAAAGAGAGCCGTGCCTGGCTAAAACCAGCTCAAGAGTGGGCACTATTTTCATCATTTATCCTTGGTCTTGGCATATTGATGGGAGGCGCCTGGGCATATGAAGCGTTGAGTTTTGGGGGATATTGGGCTTGGGACCCTGTAGAAAATATGTCACTTGTGCCATGGATCATGCTGGTGGCAGGACTTCACACCAATATGATAGCCAGGGCTACACACAGAGCTATTGGCACCACCT encodes:
- a CDS encoding DUF58 domain-containing protein, producing MVSLEQPGLREISKLELLANQVVEGFIVGLHQSPFHGFSVEFAEHRIYNQGESTRNIDWKVYARTDRMYSKRFEEETNLRCQLVIDASSSMQFPISSLHDANDTQNKFIFSALGAASLMNIFRRQRDAFGLDLFDDTLKIHTEAKSSTAHYKLLLSHLEKQLQQPGELRTTNAAEVLHEIAERIHKRSLVIIFSDMMEDPTHLDEIFASLQHLKHNKHEVILFHTVDHSKEIEFQYENRPHLFIDLETGEKIRLRPKEVEKEYRLQMSKVQEQIRMNCLQFKIELIEADITKGYKPILQAYLAKRNRMGV
- a CDS encoding RNA-binding S4 domain-containing protein, encoding MDGVRVDKWLWSIRLFKSRTIATDACKAGKVKLAESYLKPSHDIKVGDLLIVFKEGFRLQIKVKDLLEKRVSATLAKNYYENLTPEDELNKYKSWFVGKGAAEVRDKGVGRPTKKERRDIDDFKDPSATDMEDFWLEE
- a CDS encoding divalent-cation tolerance protein CutA is translated as MVIIAEIHTTYAGKDVADHIALDLVQSKLIACANLIEARSYFYWEDKSQCENEILVIMKTMPDLVPEVIKAITRHHPYQLPAITWSAVNCTDDYGHWVENQTTLSAQ
- a CDS encoding cytochrome c maturation protein CcmE, which translates into the protein MNKFNIIAGILILVSIGIFFSLSRDVSSYATFAEATQRNQRVKVAGLLAKDKEMYYNPEENPNYFSFYLRDPKGQEKKVILLQGKPQDFDRSEQIVVTGEMKGDDFVANEVLLKCPSKYKDEEIYMKKQI